One genomic region from Hoeflea algicola encodes:
- a CDS encoding AI-2E family transporter, with protein sequence MLVQRVGFYLILALTTIAFGLLLLPFYTAVLWAIILAIVFHPVQHFLVRRLNGREGVAAFLNILMCICLVIVPVVIILASIAQEGASLYKQVSSEEFDLRGRVEQFTSAVPSFIERWTPFEIGNFPDLRDKLSGGIMQAGQSMAGHLVNAGETTLNFFIGSGIMLYLLFFLFRDGEKIVARIKRAMPLSDDYSAQFLEKFTSVINATVRGNIIIAIIQGTIGGVTFWALGIEAALLWGVVMTFFSMLPAVGAAFVWGPVALFLLFSGAWLKGIILIFVGLLIIGLIDNLLRPPLVGKESKLPDYVVLVSTVGGMALFGINGFIVGPLIAAMFISAWSLFAHEPADI encoded by the coding sequence ATTCTAGTTCAGCGCGTGGGCTTCTATCTGATACTGGCGCTGACAACGATTGCTTTTGGCTTGCTGCTGCTTCCATTTTATACGGCGGTACTCTGGGCTATCATCCTGGCGATTGTCTTCCATCCGGTTCAGCACTTTCTTGTTCGTCGCCTGAACGGTAGAGAAGGGGTCGCTGCTTTCCTGAACATTCTCATGTGCATTTGTCTGGTGATTGTTCCGGTTGTAATCATCCTTGCTTCCATCGCGCAGGAAGGCGCCAGCCTCTACAAGCAAGTCAGCAGCGAGGAATTCGATCTGCGCGGTCGCGTGGAACAGTTCACAAGCGCTGTGCCTAGCTTTATCGAGCGCTGGACACCCTTCGAAATTGGCAATTTCCCCGACCTGCGGGACAAGCTTTCCGGAGGAATCATGCAGGCCGGTCAGTCGATGGCGGGCCATTTGGTGAATGCCGGTGAGACCACACTTAATTTTTTCATCGGTTCCGGCATCATGCTGTATCTGCTTTTCTTCCTGTTCCGCGACGGTGAAAAGATTGTTGCAAGGATCAAGCGGGCGATGCCGCTAAGTGATGATTATTCCGCCCAGTTTCTGGAAAAATTCACATCTGTCATCAATGCGACAGTGCGAGGCAATATCATCATCGCGATTATCCAGGGGACAATCGGTGGCGTGACATTCTGGGCTTTGGGGATCGAGGCGGCGTTGTTGTGGGGCGTGGTCATGACCTTCTTTTCCATGTTGCCCGCGGTGGGGGCCGCCTTTGTCTGGGGACCGGTGGCGTTATTCTTGCTGTTTAGCGGTGCATGGTTGAAAGGCATTATCCTGATTTTTGTCGGGCTTCTGATTATCGGCCTGATCGACAATCTGCTGCGGCCGCCACTCGTCGGCAAGGAATCAAAGCTGCCGGATTACGTCGTGCTGGTTTCAACGGTCGGCGGTATGGCCCTGTTCGGGATCAATGGTTTTATTGTCGGGCCGTTGATTGCGGCCATGTTCATTTCCGCCTGGTCGCTATTTGCCCATGAACCTGCTGACATCTGA
- a CDS encoding anhydro-N-acetylmuramic acid kinase produces the protein MATGGDLKRAIGLMSGTSMDGIDLAMLDTDGDAVVDRGASSFTAFDADFRKRLTAALETAKAITEREERPGELAEIEIELTDRHAEAVEAFMARESLNRDDIDVIGFHGQTMLHRPRQALTVQLGLGARLAERLGIDVVYDLRARDMTMGGQGAPLVPAYHRALAAGLSGEWAELRPVVFVNIGGISNITYIGSDDVLLAFDSGPGNALIDQWVTRHAGVPYDSGGAIASEGRVLSSLANQYLSSPFFTAKQRISLDRNDFLPPEDGQAELEDGARTLAFVTAAAIAKAQAHLPEKLKLWILTGGGRHNRMIVEDLTVATRHSGQVIVAEQAGLNGDSMEAEAWAWLAVRSLRGLPLTYPGTTGVSEPATGGVLARGYGCKNA, from the coding sequence ATGGCGACTGGCGGCGATCTCAAACGGGCAATCGGACTAATGAGCGGGACTTCGATGGATGGCATCGACCTGGCGATGCTCGACACGGATGGCGACGCGGTGGTGGATCGCGGTGCTTCCTCGTTTACGGCCTTTGACGCAGATTTCCGCAAGCGGCTGACAGCAGCGCTGGAGACAGCCAAGGCGATTACTGAGCGCGAAGAGCGTCCTGGTGAACTGGCCGAGATCGAGATCGAACTAACCGACCGTCACGCCGAGGCGGTGGAGGCGTTCATGGCGCGCGAATCCCTGAACCGTGACGACATTGACGTGATCGGCTTTCATGGCCAGACGATGCTGCACCGGCCGCGCCAGGCGCTGACCGTTCAACTGGGCCTTGGCGCGCGGCTGGCGGAGCGGCTCGGGATTGATGTGGTGTATGATCTGCGCGCCCGCGACATGACGATGGGCGGGCAGGGTGCACCGCTGGTACCGGCCTACCACCGCGCGCTTGCCGCCGGACTTTCTGGCGAATGGGCCGAGCTCAGACCGGTCGTCTTCGTTAATATCGGCGGGATTTCCAACATCACCTATATAGGCTCAGATGACGTGTTGCTGGCCTTCGATAGTGGACCGGGCAATGCGCTGATCGATCAATGGGTGACCCGTCATGCTGGTGTTCCCTATGATTCCGGCGGCGCCATCGCCTCGGAGGGGCGGGTGCTGTCGAGTCTCGCCAACCAGTATCTGTCGTCGCCATTCTTCACCGCTAAACAACGCATATCGCTTGACCGCAACGATTTCCTGCCGCCCGAAGATGGTCAGGCAGAGCTTGAGGATGGGGCGCGTACGCTTGCGTTTGTGACTGCTGCAGCGATCGCCAAGGCGCAGGCGCATTTGCCGGAAAAACTCAAATTGTGGATCCTGACAGGCGGCGGCCGTCACAACCGGATGATCGTCGAGGATCTGACCGTCGCCACGCGCCATTCCGGGCAGGTGATCGTTGCCGAACAAGCCGGGTTGAATGGTGATTCGATGGAAGCCGAGGCCTGGGCCTGGCTTGCGGTGCGATCGCTGCGCGGCCTGCCGCTGACCTACCCCGGCACCACCGGGGTGAGCGAGCCGGCTACCGGCGGGGTGCTGGCACGAGGGTACGGCTGCAAAAATGCCTGA
- the tyrS gene encoding tyrosine--tRNA ligase codes for MSAFKSDFLRTLSERGFIHQVSDETGLDDLFRNETVTAYIGFDPTAPSLHAGGLIQIMMLHWMQKTGHRPIALMGGGTGMIGDPSFKDEARKLLTPELIDENIAGIKSVFANYLDFGDGPQDAVMANNADWLMGINYVEFLRDVGRHFSVNRMLAFDSVKTRLDREQSLSFLEFNYMILQAYDFVELNKRYRCRLQMGGSDQWGNIINGIDLGHRMDCPQLYALTSPLLTTSSGAKMGKSANGAVWLNADMLSAYEFWQYWRNSEDADVGRFLKLYTTMPLDEIARLEALGGAEINEAKKILATEVTAMLHGRAAAEQASETARKTFEEGQTATDLPTITVAASELEAGIGLLALFVQAGLAGSNGEARRHVQGGAIKLNDVPISDDKTLVNAGFLNSDGVIKLSLGKKKHVLVRAE; via the coding sequence ATGTCAGCCTTCAAGTCCGATTTCCTGCGCACTCTTTCCGAGCGCGGGTTCATTCACCAGGTCTCCGATGAGACGGGCCTCGATGATTTGTTCCGGAACGAGACTGTCACTGCCTATATCGGCTTCGATCCGACCGCGCCAAGCCTGCATGCCGGCGGTCTCATCCAAATCATGATGCTGCACTGGATGCAAAAGACCGGGCACCGGCCGATCGCGCTGATGGGCGGCGGCACCGGCATGATCGGCGACCCCTCGTTCAAGGATGAAGCCCGCAAACTGCTGACCCCGGAACTGATCGACGAGAACATCGCCGGCATTAAGAGCGTGTTCGCCAATTACCTCGATTTCGGCGACGGTCCGCAGGACGCGGTCATGGCCAACAACGCCGACTGGCTGATGGGCATCAACTACGTTGAATTCCTGCGCGATGTCGGCAGGCATTTTTCGGTCAACCGTATGCTGGCGTTTGATTCCGTCAAGACCCGGCTCGACCGCGAGCAATCGCTTTCGTTTCTGGAATTTAACTACATGATCCTCCAGGCCTACGACTTCGTTGAGCTCAACAAGCGCTATCGCTGCCGCCTGCAGATGGGCGGATCAGACCAGTGGGGCAACATCATCAACGGCATCGACCTCGGTCACCGCATGGATTGCCCGCAGCTTTACGCGCTCACCTCGCCGCTCTTGACCACCTCGTCCGGTGCCAAGATGGGCAAATCCGCCAATGGCGCGGTCTGGCTCAACGCCGACATGCTCAGCGCCTACGAGTTCTGGCAATACTGGCGAAACAGCGAAGACGCCGACGTCGGCCGCTTCCTCAAGCTCTACACCACCATGCCGCTCGACGAGATCGCCAGGCTCGAAGCCCTCGGCGGCGCCGAGATCAACGAAGCCAAGAAGATTCTGGCGACCGAAGTCACCGCCATGCTGCATGGCCGCGCCGCAGCCGAACAAGCCTCCGAGACCGCGCGCAAGACCTTCGAGGAAGGCCAGACCGCAACTGATCTGCCCACCATCACGGTTGCCGCTTCCGAACTCGAGGCCGGCATTGGCCTCTTGGCGCTGTTCGTCCAGGCTGGTCTGGCCGGTTCCAACGGCGAAGCCCGCCGTCATGTCCAAGGCGGCGCCATCAAGCTCAACGATGTTCCAATCAGCGACGACAAGACTCTGGTCAATGCCGGTTTCTTAAACAGCGACGGCGTGATCAAGCTGTCGCTTGGCAAGAAGAAGCACGTTCTGGTGCGCGCGGAATAG
- a CDS encoding DUF3971 domain-containing protein, with protein MPDHLITKLRFKKRDIAALHEMPSSVAEDRIVLRASRHRSRRWSLFVWFAGIAVGLVVLMGLGLAALEAGLADGFVRDQAQAALARAVGSQNRAEMGSAGVRMTSRGEIALEARDVVIAPLDSAKAPNRIDRVLIALDPIALLSGRVVVKSVDIAGVGLVAPERGGFDIADLAGFRVDSTGSAIEEMFVALNEIAARVEGVDAGMFRFSDVRISGSGALITVEQASVQRIDGQHYGIEADLIRAGRSIAVRGMASAEGIGAGLSEISGEIDGLAIDLQTNGRVERRNGVSSEIFVAFEATRGGVDSQPALNATVTTSGGTIILGGIEAELSEARVNLAYMPAMEKIEITPSRIRVGETVMPFTGGLIDADRIESVGGIKGEGVAFDLVVKNGQAAPGDSDEPPISFDGKAFGRFDAAKRLLVAEELVLASARGGLFGSASWRFVDGQSPEMNLVAQAPSMTTAAVKQLWPYWVGKQARQWVLNNLYGGTVTNGRIQLTVPAGHFPPDRRATFNENQLQIDFDIQRARMNVAGDIPPLRDTIGHMKLRGSKVSVTVASATAFFPTGRKVDITDATFAIPATDQQPLMAELAMSVSGEADAVAELITYHPIDALDRIGLTPEDLSGTISSTVTARFGLDPKQSPPPPEWTVELQMSGVDIAKPVEGRLLTKMDGSLYVTPTQAELKTEALVDGAPMKLDVVQPVGDSTVQGQRKLSGTLSPEAREKIAPGTSSLISGPVGFVMETGTDGRQLVTLDLKPAELTVPGIGWTKGEGIAGTLRFALHEKGGLTRLDDLRLSGDGFEATGALSIKGGQLASADFTKVVLSSRDNYRAKISRNGKGYKVALSGQSFDARPMIALAKSTAASSSDDAGAVQIEVSGSVDTVHGYSDEKLTSGVIAYKGKGSQIEKFDFKAVTKSGQAVVIAISGGKSNETIKVTSGDAGAFARFAGVYSRIRGGLLNVGLTRQGGPLRRGAIDIRNFVVVGEPRLSSLVSTPSKKDGRSLRDAVKADIDVSEARFEVANAKVVSGNGELRVSEGVVRGPQIGASFQGKIYDAKGLIDLTGTFMPAYGVNRLFSELPLIGIFLGNGRDRGLIGITFRLAGKTASPLLEVNPLSVIAPGVFRSIFEFRQ; from the coding sequence ATGCCGGATCACCTGATCACCAAGCTTCGTTTCAAAAAACGCGATATTGCCGCCTTGCACGAGATGCCTTCCTCCGTCGCCGAGGACCGGATCGTGCTGCGTGCATCGAGGCATCGCAGCCGACGCTGGAGCCTGTTTGTCTGGTTTGCCGGAATTGCAGTCGGATTGGTGGTGCTGATGGGGTTGGGCCTGGCAGCACTGGAGGCGGGATTAGCCGACGGGTTCGTGCGCGATCAGGCCCAGGCTGCGCTGGCCCGGGCGGTGGGTTCGCAGAACCGGGCGGAAATGGGATCGGCCGGAGTGCGTATGACGTCGCGCGGCGAGATTGCGCTCGAGGCCCGCGATGTGGTGATCGCGCCGCTCGACAGCGCCAAGGCGCCCAACCGGATCGACAGGGTGTTGATTGCGCTTGACCCGATCGCGCTGCTGTCGGGCAGGGTCGTCGTCAAATCCGTCGATATTGCCGGTGTTGGTCTGGTCGCTCCGGAACGCGGCGGGTTCGATATCGCCGACCTTGCCGGATTTCGCGTCGATTCCACCGGGTCGGCAATCGAGGAAATGTTCGTTGCCCTCAACGAGATTGCTGCGCGGGTCGAAGGGGTCGACGCCGGGATGTTCCGGTTTTCCGATGTCAGGATATCGGGATCGGGGGCGCTGATCACGGTCGAACAGGCGTCAGTACAGCGAATTGACGGGCAACATTACGGGATTGAAGCGGACCTGATCCGCGCCGGCCGCTCGATTGCCGTGCGTGGCATGGCCAGCGCCGAGGGCATCGGTGCAGGGCTTTCCGAGATCAGCGGCGAAATCGATGGTCTCGCCATTGACCTGCAAACCAACGGCCGTGTTGAACGCCGCAATGGGGTGAGCTCTGAGATTTTTGTTGCTTTTGAGGCAACGCGCGGCGGGGTCGATAGTCAGCCGGCGCTCAATGCCACCGTGACCACATCAGGTGGCACCATCATCCTGGGCGGGATTGAAGCGGAATTGAGCGAGGCGCGCGTCAATCTTGCTTACATGCCGGCAATGGAGAAGATCGAAATCACACCTTCACGGATCCGGGTCGGCGAGACGGTGATGCCGTTTACCGGTGGGTTGATCGACGCTGACAGGATCGAAAGCGTCGGTGGGATCAAAGGTGAGGGAGTTGCGTTTGACCTGGTGGTCAAGAACGGTCAGGCCGCGCCGGGAGATTCGGACGAACCGCCGATTTCCTTCGACGGTAAGGCCTTTGGCCGGTTTGACGCCGCCAAGCGTCTGCTGGTTGCTGAAGAACTGGTGCTGGCCTCGGCGCGTGGCGGCCTTTTCGGGTCGGCGTCGTGGCGCTTTGTCGACGGTCAGTCACCGGAGATGAACCTGGTGGCGCAAGCGCCCAGCATGACGACGGCGGCGGTCAAGCAGCTATGGCCATATTGGGTCGGCAAACAGGCACGGCAATGGGTGCTCAACAATCTCTATGGCGGGACGGTCACCAACGGACGCATCCAGTTGACTGTGCCGGCAGGCCATTTTCCGCCTGACAGGCGTGCAACCTTCAATGAGAACCAGTTGCAGATCGATTTTGACATCCAGCGGGCGCGCATGAATGTCGCCGGCGACATTCCGCCCTTGCGCGACACGATTGGCCACATGAAGCTGCGCGGCTCCAAGGTCAGCGTCACGGTTGCCTCGGCGACGGCGTTTTTCCCCACTGGGCGGAAAGTCGACATCACCGATGCGACATTTGCGATCCCGGCAACCGATCAACAGCCGCTGATGGCCGAGCTGGCCATGTCGGTCAGTGGCGAAGCCGACGCCGTTGCCGAATTGATCACCTATCACCCGATTGATGCGCTTGACCGAATAGGTCTGACGCCGGAAGATTTGAGCGGCACAATTTCGTCGACGGTGACGGCGCGGTTCGGCCTGGATCCGAAACAGTCACCGCCACCGCCGGAATGGACTGTTGAGCTGCAGATGAGCGGAGTCGATATCGCCAAACCGGTCGAAGGCCGGTTACTGACCAAGATGGATGGCAGTCTTTATGTCACGCCGACCCAGGCCGAGCTGAAAACCGAAGCCCTGGTCGATGGTGCGCCGATGAAGCTCGATGTGGTACAGCCGGTGGGCGATTCGACCGTCCAAGGGCAGCGCAAGCTGTCGGGGACGCTGAGCCCGGAAGCCCGCGAGAAGATCGCGCCCGGCACCAGTTCGTTGATCTCGGGGCCGGTCGGGTTTGTTATGGAAACCGGCACCGACGGAAGGCAATTGGTCACGCTCGATCTCAAGCCCGCGGAACTTACGGTTCCGGGCATAGGCTGGACCAAGGGCGAGGGGATCGCTGGTACGCTTCGCTTTGCCTTGCACGAAAAGGGTGGACTGACCCGGCTTGACGATTTGCGTTTGTCAGGCGACGGCTTCGAGGCCACCGGCGCGCTTTCGATCAAGGGCGGGCAATTGGCATCTGCCGATTTTACCAAGGTGGTGCTGTCGTCGCGCGACAATTACCGGGCAAAAATCAGCCGCAACGGCAAGGGCTACAAGGTGGCGCTTTCTGGTCAATCGTTTGATGCGCGGCCGATGATCGCGCTGGCGAAGTCGACTGCGGCGAGCAGCAGCGATGATGCCGGCGCCGTGCAGATCGAGGTCTCCGGCAGCGTCGACACGGTGCACGGATATTCCGATGAAAAACTGACATCGGGCGTGATCGCCTACAAGGGCAAGGGAAGCCAGATTGAAAAGTTCGATTTCAAGGCGGTCACAAAAAGCGGGCAAGCGGTGGTAATCGCGATCTCCGGCGGCAAGTCCAATGAAACGATAAAGGTTACCAGCGGCGACGCGGGAGCCTTCGCACGGTTCGCAGGCGTGTATTCGCGCATTCGCGGCGGCCTGCTCAATGTCGGACTCACCCGCCAGGGCGGCCCGTTGCGGCGCGGTGCGATCGATATCCGGAATTTCGTGGTGGTTGGCGAGCCGCGGTTGAGTTCGCTGGTTTCGACCCCGAGCAAGAAGGACGGCCGCAGTCTGCGCGACGCGGTGAAGGCTGATATCGATGTCTCGGAAGCGCGCTTTGAAGTGGCCAACGCCAAGGTGGTTTCCGGCAATGGCGAATTGCGGGTCAGCGAGGGCGTGGTGCGTGGGCCGCAGATCGGCGCTTCTTTCCAGGGCAAGATCTATGACGCGAAGGGCCTGATCGACCTGACCGGCACCTTCATGCCTGCCTATGGGGTCAACCGTCTGTTCAGCGAATTGCCGTTGATCGGCATTTTTCTGGGCAATGGCCGGGATCGTGGCCTGATCGGCATTACGTTCCGGCTGGCCGGGAAAACCGCATCGCCATTGCTTGAGGTCAACCCGCTGTCGGTGATTGCGCCGGGCGTGTTCCGTTCGATTTTCGAATTCAGGCAATGA
- a CDS encoding peroxiredoxin, translating into MSELIEGSLAPHFDLPRDGGKNVSLGGLAGNTVVLYFYPKDDTSGCTVEAIDFTALAGEFAKAGAVVIGVSPDPVKAHDKFIAKHDLGVILASDEEKTVLEAYGVWKEKSMYGRKYMGVERSTFVITADGRIARIWRKVKVPGHAQEVLDVVKAL; encoded by the coding sequence ATGAGCGAACTCATCGAAGGCAGTTTGGCGCCGCACTTTGATTTGCCACGCGATGGCGGCAAAAACGTGTCGCTGGGCGGATTGGCCGGCAACACGGTGGTGCTGTATTTCTACCCCAAGGACGACACCAGTGGCTGCACAGTGGAAGCAATCGACTTCACCGCGCTCGCCGGTGAATTTGCCAAGGCCGGCGCGGTCGTGATCGGCGTTTCGCCTGACCCGGTCAAGGCCCATGACAAGTTCATCGCCAAGCATGACCTCGGCGTGATTCTGGCTTCCGACGAAGAAAAAACGGTGCTCGAAGCCTACGGGGTCTGGAAGGAAAAGAGCATGTATGGCCGCAAATATATGGGCGTCGAGCGCTCGACTTTCGTCATTACCGCCGATGGTCGCATTGCCAGGATCTGGCGCAAGGTCAAGGTGCCGGGGCATGCACAGGAAGTACTCGATGTCGTCAAGGCATTATGA
- a CDS encoding ferritin-like domain-containing protein encodes MMDTPLLSLRDGASRAIRAANLDEKTELTQDVARRWHERRLSLRSPLDTLPPDRPGRPDKPVLVAPTQVVRRSLHSPRGRIALLHAIAHIELNAVDLALDIVGRFAAAPMPQSFFDGWMQVAYEEAKHFKLVRERLRALDADYGDMPAHDGLWQAAHDTRNDLTARLAVVPLILEARGLDVTPSLRAKMREAGDHDSAAVLDIIYEDEKKHVAIGAKWFRFLCARQGKDAARTFHELVRANFRGGLKPPFNDLARAAAGLTPTFYRTLSSQNMS; translated from the coding sequence ATGATGGACACCCCTCTCCTGTCACTCCGGGACGGCGCCTCGCGCGCCATTCGTGCCGCCAATCTGGATGAAAAGACCGAACTGACCCAGGATGTCGCCCGGCGTTGGCACGAACGGCGCCTGTCGTTACGCTCACCGCTGGACACACTTCCGCCGGACCGGCCCGGCCGCCCCGACAAGCCGGTTCTGGTGGCGCCAACCCAGGTAGTACGACGCTCGCTGCATTCGCCACGCGGCCGGATTGCGTTGCTCCATGCCATCGCCCATATCGAGCTCAACGCTGTCGATCTGGCGCTGGATATCGTCGGGCGTTTTGCTGCGGCGCCGATGCCGCAAAGCTTTTTTGATGGCTGGATGCAAGTCGCTTACGAAGAAGCCAAGCATTTCAAGTTGGTACGCGAGCGTCTTCGCGCGCTGGATGCCGATTATGGCGACATGCCGGCCCATGATGGCCTCTGGCAGGCAGCCCATGACACGCGCAACGACCTGACCGCACGGCTCGCCGTGGTGCCGCTGATTCTGGAAGCCCGCGGGCTCGACGTGACCCCTTCGCTGCGCGCAAAAATGCGCGAGGCCGGCGACCACGACAGTGCCGCAGTCCTGGACATCATCTACGAAGATGAAAAGAAACATGTGGCGATCGGCGCCAAATGGTTCCGCTTTCTCTGCGCCAGGCAGGGCAAGGATGCGGCCCGGACATTTCATGAATTGGTCCGCGCCAATTTCCGCGGTGGCCTGAAACCGCCCTTCAACGACCTCGCCCGCGCCGCAGCCGGGCTGACCCCGACCTTCTACCGGACACTTTCGAGCCAAAACATGTCCTGA
- a CDS encoding M23 family metallopeptidase, with product MSQRQDSRTFGKRQKQAHTIIFASGESIRHITIRPWIAGLCMSLLGVMAIGYLAATSYLVLRDDLIGASMARQARMQHAYEDRIAALRSQVDHVTSRQLLDQQLMENKVAELVARQEALSDRNGKLGPLLDRVGSLQQQVPVPVPNPEKQAALTPASTKTLRLASLAPRSRVLADPVAARINPLAYTGSTETAGAESVSDRADRIFSHVTLSLKSIERSQIEKMQGLAINAYETASEIGEAIKSTGLPVPEAEDNAVGGPFVRPNDPKAFETTLDDLDQALGRLDEMRLLVRKLPVSTPIDTMEITSRFGNRKDPFLGKLGFHGGIDFRAPSGTPVRAAGSGVVIRAGRSGGYGKMVEIDHGNGITTRYAHLSKVLVKQGDRVTSGTRIGKAGSTGRSTGPHLHYEVRRNGKPVDPMRFVKTANILRPLLASN from the coding sequence GTGTCGCAAAGGCAGGACAGCCGCACTTTCGGCAAACGGCAAAAACAGGCCCACACGATCATTTTCGCCAGTGGCGAAAGCATTCGTCACATTACCATTCGCCCATGGATTGCCGGGCTGTGCATGTCGCTGCTCGGCGTCATGGCTATCGGCTATCTCGCTGCCACCTCCTATCTGGTGCTGCGCGACGATCTGATTGGCGCCTCGATGGCACGACAGGCCCGCATGCAGCACGCCTATGAAGACAGAATTGCCGCCCTGCGTTCGCAAGTCGATCACGTCACCAGCCGGCAATTGCTTGACCAGCAATTGATGGAAAACAAGGTCGCTGAACTGGTCGCACGCCAGGAAGCCTTGAGTGACCGCAATGGCAAGCTCGGCCCCCTGCTCGATCGGGTCGGCTCGCTTCAGCAACAGGTCCCGGTTCCCGTTCCCAACCCCGAAAAGCAGGCTGCGCTGACGCCAGCGTCAACCAAGACGTTGCGTCTGGCAAGTCTGGCGCCGCGTTCTCGCGTTCTCGCCGATCCGGTAGCCGCCAGGATCAATCCGCTGGCTTACACGGGCAGCACCGAAACCGCCGGGGCTGAATCGGTCAGCGACCGCGCCGACCGGATTTTCTCTCACGTCACCCTGTCGCTTAAATCGATCGAGCGCAGCCAGATCGAGAAAATGCAGGGTCTCGCCATCAACGCCTACGAAACCGCCTCGGAAATTGGCGAAGCGATCAAATCCACCGGCCTGCCGGTTCCCGAGGCCGAAGACAATGCCGTGGGTGGCCCTTTTGTCCGCCCCAACGATCCCAAGGCGTTTGAAACCACGCTTGACGATCTCGACCAGGCCCTTGGCCGGCTCGATGAAATGCGTCTGCTGGTTCGCAAGCTGCCGGTGTCCACTCCGATTGACACCATGGAAATCACCTCGCGTTTTGGAAACCGCAAGGATCCGTTCCTGGGCAAGCTGGGGTTCCATGGCGGTATTGATTTCAGGGCGCCGAGCGGAACCCCTGTACGCGCTGCCGGCTCAGGTGTCGTCATTCGCGCCGGACGCAGCGGCGGCTATGGCAAGATGGTCGAGATCGATCACGGCAACGGCATCACCACCCGCTACGCGCATCTCTCCAAGGTGCTGGTCAAACAGGGTGACCGGGTGACAAGCGGCACCCGCATTGGCAAGGCCGGCTCCACCGGCCGTTCCACCGGGCCACATCTGCATTACGAGGTTCGCCGCAATGGCAAGCCGGTGGACCCGATGCGCTTCGTCAAAACCGCCAATATCCTCAGGCCGTTACTGGCTTCCAATTAG